In Tenebrio molitor chromosome 6, icTenMoli1.1, whole genome shotgun sequence, one genomic interval encodes:
- the Bap170 gene encoding uncharacterized protein Bap170 isoform X6, producing the protein MAKILDKNAATYPKERDGFLRDLHHFHETRGTPFRRPPILAGKEVDLYLLYTLVTGQGGWIKVNSKNGWSDVLDQLRLPKDCVNGSVALKQIYLRYLDRWEKVHFLGEEADRGSDDDEETRHKRWSARALHSVPLTYNYNQHVIADVNREYNHLSTNLYKPSDYDRLALSLVSPLPNEQDFAINVCTLLSNDGKHTLKLEKHPRLVDYLLGHAGVFCHGSLRRLFVHCYSTIRKHPIHNFWSDVLESKEFLDLTDEKSALVVQSVRVDSPAMVTEDVRCETSDSDSDCDETTADCNKRFKASPSDRELFCLGRSLGTQDYIGQRVLQVTTILRNLSFIEENVPVLLQNKTFIRFLLLCSCSRWSYLKNLGLDMLGNMATDFLVKDYPTDRLANILVKIIVRGLKSEDRASCISSLEVLNKLSQNEANEDILLRYLQVDVYEKVCSFLTIHDVMLLIYTLECLYSLSSLGERSCNLIVSNHGVVDTLVSLVTVEGKSYGPKACIGMKLVETLPGGVSTTTPSSQTVTASATTTITSATSTSTTTTSTSSVLSTMTAAKATVQTTPVRTVQITPQRLLSISPSSSATITTTVTTQAQTMTPQQLIQQQHAHQQAIHENEQFALAWLRATYEPCANGKIDHQELYKQYLNSCSKIGRRGVISPLHFPRCVRSVFGGTVGPNPMKPSSANEPQYYEGIKVMAHPHLSQALLGSSSAQATAGSSKDNQAGQSNTSLIKSLLATKVNDCMTTVSMRTATDCQNVAQVVARQQKLLAQQVNATANSTDAANKTPLKSDNPKTCRLNGARQLFSDGEVGDPSVSSTTQFTNMLKGKKEPPQPPPPLAPLSNNAKKTARIDNEDSDSTGNNSLASSSGMGTIGIGGISSTEDGDNSLTSFEGLLNGIPNIDNPLNEDSNSKDSVKVATNEVMKNKPLRLADLLEKKVEKTPPILNGTLGKELRLDLVENHIEKALSRDSEHHDEEKKQGVKRPANDDITETEAKKVKVNVNGSAGADSPAPDSVSSSNGEEGAATVSTAAAKLFADIAADILEGEDEEQLMQEAATTAPAEASPVTPSQPVSQLIVDNNQQVLLTQPRQIIVSQPKTQTQTGQTVIVQNAGQPRAPVVLQQNAGQILLSQGLQGLQGQVQLVASTTQPGQYVLQTSGAQGTYMVAQPQTAVVHGQPQTVLVAQTAQQQGSGTKTIIILQQQPTTATHHQKVVLPQGQQVVVTQVHRPMLQSSTVTNNIIPTSSVIKTTAVTQSGGASNGVVEKKVEDVKPRIIRDLTTPFVCEWGDCNLDTKFKSANQVYLHVCEAHCPKGSEEIVCQWDRCDNMKRKRFSLMTHLHDKHCNTEVMKQSLTRRKQVSQGGKVEPPPPAPTTHPGYAPDAALHAIKRHALEFVNPKELQQKATAKQGTPSVPAPPPRPGPAPTDQDDNEGPVTKSIRLTASLILRNLVIYSSNCRRYLKHYEPHLANVALSNVESSRTIAQVLYDMNEGSNHR; encoded by the exons ATGGCCAAAATTCTCGACAAGAATGCGGCCACGTACCCCAAGGAGCGCGACGGGTTCCTCCGGGACCTGCACCACTTCCACGAGACGCGCGG GACGCCGTTCAGGCGGCCGCCCATCCTCGCCGGCAAGGAGGTCGACCTCTACCTGCTCTACACCCTGGTGACCGGCCAAGGCGGATGGATCAAG GTGAACTCGAAAAACGGCTGGTCCGATGTGCTGGACCAACTCCGGCTGCCGAAGGACTGCGTCAACGGCAGCGTCGCCCTCAAGCAGATCTACCTCAG GTACTTGGACCGGTGGGAGAAGGTGCACTTCCTGGGAGAGGAGGCCGACCGAGGCAGCGACGACGACGAAGAGACCAGACACAAGAGGTGGTCGGCGAGGGCGTTGCATTCGGTGCCGCTCACCTACAATTACAATCAGCACGTGATAGCAG ATGTTAACAGAGAGTACAATCACTTGTCCACGAATCTGTACAAACCGTCTGATTACGACAGGCTGGCCTTATCGCTCGTGTCGCCGTTGCCCAACGAGCAAGACTTCGCCATAAACGTGTGCACGTTGCTCTCCAACGACGGCAAGCACACCCTCAAGCTGGAGAAACATCCGAGGCTGGTGGACTACTTACTGGGGCACGCGGGTGTCTTTTGTCACG GCTCTCTCCGGCGGCTTTTCGTCCACTGCTACTCGACGATCAGGAAGCATCCTATCCACAACTTCTGGTCGGACGTGCTCGAATCGAAGGAATTCCTGGATCTGACGGACGAGAAGTCGGCCCTCGTCGTCCAGAGCGTACGCGTCGACTCGCCGGCGATGGTGACGGAGGACGTTCGGTGCGAAACTAGTGACTCGGACAGTGACTGTGATGAGACAACGGCGGATTGCAACAAACGTTTCAAAGCGAGCCCGAGCGATCGCGAACTCTTCTGTTTGGGTCGCAGCCTCGGCACGCAGGACTACATCGGCCAGAGAGTGTTGCAAGTGACGACGATATTGAGGAATCTCAGTTTTATCGAGGAGAACGTGCCCGTCCTCCTCCAGAACAAGACGTTCATTCGGTTTTTGTTGTTGTGCTCGTGTTCGCGATGGAGTTACTTGAAGAACTTGGGCCTCGACATGCTGGGCAACATGGCGACGGACTTCCTCGTCAAGGACTACCCGACCGACAGACTGGCGAATATTTTGGTGAAGATCATCGTGAGGGGGTTGAAGAGCGAGGATCGCGCGAGCTGCATATCCTCGCTGGAGGTGTTGAACAAGCTGAGTCAGAACGAGGCCAACGAGGACATCCTGCTGCGGTACTTGCAGGTCGACGTCTACGAAAAAGTGTGTTCTTTCTTGACGATACACGACGTGATGCTGTTGATTTACACGTTGGAGTGTCTGTACTCGTTGTCGTCTTTGGGGGAGAGATCCTGCAATCTGATCGTCAGCAATCACGGAGTCGTCGACACGCTGGTTTCTCTGGTCACGGTCGAGGGGAAGAGTTACGGTCCCAAGGCGTGCATAGGGATGAAGTTGGTCGAGACGTTGCCCGGCGGGGTGAGCACGACGACACCCAGCTCTCAAACGGTGACGGCTTCGGCGACGACGACGATCACCAGCGCGACGAGCACctcgacgacgacgacgtcCACCAGTTCGGTCTTGTCGACGATGACGGCGGCCAAGGCTACGGTACAGACCACGCCGGTCCGGACCGTTCAGATAACCCCGCAGAGGCTCTTGAGCATCTCACCCAGTTCCTCCGCAACCA TTACTACGACGGTGACGACACAAGCACAGACCATGACCCCTCAGCAACTCATCCAGCAGCAGCACGCCCATCAGCAAGCGATCCACGAGAACGAGCAGTTTGCCCTGGCGTGGTTGAGGGCCACTTACGAACCGTGCGCCAACGGCAAGATTGACCACCAAGAGTTGTACAAACAGTATCTGAACTCGTGCTCCAAAATCGGAAGGAGGGGCGTGATTTCACCATTGCATTTTCCTAGATGCGTACg GTCAGTATTTGGCGGGACGGTGGGCCCGAATCCGATGAAGCCGTCCAGTGCGAACGAGCCACAGTATTACGAAGGCATAAAG GTGATGGCGCATCCGCACTTGAGCCAAGCTTTATTAGGCAGCAGCTCCGCGCAGGCGACAGCCGGTTCAAGCAAAGATAATCAGGCAGGTCAGAGCAACACGTCCCTCATCAAAAGCTTACTGGCCACAAAGGTAAACGATTGCATGACCACAGTGAGCATGAGGACTGCAACAGACTGCCAAAATGTAGCTCAG GTCGTCGCTCGCCAACAGAAACTGCTCGCGCAGCAAGTGAACGCTACCGCGAACTCGACAGACGCTGCCAACAAGACGCCCCTGAAATCCGACAACCCCAAGACTTGTCGCTTGAACGGGGCGCGTCAGCTATTTTCCGACGGCGAGGTGGGGGACCCGTCGGTGTCGTCGACGACGCAGTTCACCAACATGCTCAAGGGCAAGAAGGAACCGCCTCAGCCGCCTCCTCCGCTCGCCCCGTTGAGCAACAACGCAAAGAAGACTGCGAGGATCGACAACGAGGACAGCGACTCGACCGGGAACAACTCGCTGGCGTCGAGTTCGGGGATGGGGACCATCGGCATCGGTGGTATTTCGTCGACGGAAGACGGCGACAATTCGCTGACGAGTTTCGAGGGCCTCCTCAACGGCATTCCCAACATCGACAATCCGTTGAACGAGGACAGCAATTCCAAAGATTCGGTGAAAGTGGCGACGAACGAAGTGATGAAAAACAAACCTCTCAGGTTGGCGGATTTGCTGGAGAAGAAGGTGGAGAAGACGCCGCCGATCTTGAACGGAACGCTGGGAAAAGAATTACGCTTAGATTTGGTGGAGAATCACATCGAGAAGGCTTTGAGCAGGGACAGCGAGCATCACGACGAGGAGAAGAAGCAGGGGGTGAAGAGGCCGGCGAACGACGACATCACCGAGACCGAAGCGAAGAAGGTGAAGGTGAACGTGAACGGATCGGCGGGGGCGGACTCTCCCGCACCGGACTCGGTGTCGAGTTCGAACGGCGAGGAGGGCGCGGCGACGGTGTCGACGGCGGCGGCCAAGCTGTTCGCGGACATCGCGGCCGACATCCTCGAGGGGGAGGACGAAGAACAGCTGATGCAGGAGGCGGCGACCACCGCACCGGCGGAAGCGTCGCCCGTGACACCCTCCCAGCCCGTCTCGCAGTTGATCGTCGACAACAACCAGCAGGTGTTGCTGACCCAACCCAGACAAATCATAGTCTCTCAGCCCAAAACCCAGACTCAGACCGGACAGACGGTGATAGTACAAAACGCCGGCCAACCCAGGGCACCTGTCGTGCTCCAGCAGAACGCCGGACAGATCTTGCTGTCGCAAGGGTTGCAAGGACTCCAAGGACAGGTTCAGTTGGTCGCGAGCACCACGCAACCCGGCCAATACGTCTTGCAGACCAGCGGCGCTCAAGGCACCTACATGGTGGCCCAGCCTCAGACGGCGGTGGTTCACGGACAACCGCAGACGGTTTTGGTGGCGCAAACGGCCCAACAACAAGGAAGCGGCACCAAGACGATAATCATACTGCAACAGCAACCCACGACGGCGACGCACCACCAGAAGGTGGTGCTGCCGCAAGGGCAACAGGTTGTGGTGACTCAGGTGCACAGGCCCATGTTGCAAAGTTCGACGGTCACGAACAACATAATTCCGACGAGTTCCGTGATCAAGACGACGGCGGTCACCCAGAGTGGTGGAGCCAGCAACGGCGTCGTCGAGAAGAAGGTGGAGGACGTCAAGCCGAGGATAATCAGGGATCTGACGACTCCGTTCGTGTGCGAGTGGGGGGACTGCAACTT GGATACCAAGTTCAAGTCGGCCAATCAGGTGTACTTGCACGTGTGCGAAGCGCACTGTCCTAAAGGTAGTGAAGAGATCGTCTGTCAATGGGACCGTTGTGATAATATGAAGAGGAAAAGGTTCTCTCTGATGACTCATCTTCATGATAAGCACTGCAACACCGAG GTGATGAAACAGAGCCTGACGCGGAGGAAGCAGGTCTCGCAAGGGGGCAAAGTCGAACCGCCGCCGCCGGCCCCGACGACGCACCCAGGTTACGCCCCCGACGCGGCATTGCACGCCATCAAGAGGCACGCCTTGGAGTTCGTCAATCCGAAGGAGTTGCAA CAGAAAGCTACGGCAAAGCAGGGCACACCGAGTGTGCCTGCACCACCGCCCAGACCTGGGCCCGCTCCGACCGATCAG GACGACAACGAAGGGCCAGTGACGAAGAGCATCAGGTTGACGGCGTCTTTAATTCTTAGGAATCTCGTTATATACAGCAGTAATTGTAGAAG gTACTTAAAGCACTACGAGCCTCACTTAGCGAATGTAGCCCTTAGTAATGTAGAATCGTCGAGAACGATAGCACAAGTTTTATATGATATGAATGAAGGATCGAATCATAGGTGA
- the Bap170 gene encoding AT-rich interactive domain-containing protein 2 isoform X5, with translation MAKILDKNAATYPKERDGFLRDLHHFHETRGTPFRRPPILAGKEVDLYLLYTLVTGQGGWIKVNSKNGWSDVLDQLRLPKDCVNGSVALKQIYLRYLDRWEKVHFLGEEADRGSDDDEETRHKRWSARALHSVPLTYNYNQHVIADVNREYNHLSTNLYKPSDYDRLALSLVSPLPNEQDFAINVCTLLSNDGKHTLKLEKHPRLVDYLLGHAGVFCHGSLRRLFVHCYSTIRKHPIHNFWSDVLESKEFLDLTDEKSALVVQSVRVDSPAMVTEDVRCETSDSDSDCDETTADCNKRFKASPSDRELFCLGRSLGTQDYIGQRVLQVTTILRNLSFIEENVPVLLQNKTFIRFLLLCSCSRWSYLKNLGLDMLGNMATDFLVKDYPTDRLANILVKIIVRGLKSEDRASCISSLEVLNKLSQNEANEDILLRYLQVDVYEKVCSFLTIHDVMLLIYTLECLYSLSSLGERSCNLIVSNHGVVDTLVSLVTVEGKSYGPKACIGMKLVETLPGGVSTTTPSSQTVTASATTTITSATSTSTTTTSTSSVLSTMTAAKATVQTTPVRTVQITPQRLLSISPSSSATITTTVTTQAQTMTPQQLIQQQHAHQQAIHENEQFALAWLRATYEPCANGKIDHQELYKQYLNSCSKIGRRGVISPLHFPRCVRSVFGGTVGPNPMKPSSANEPQYYEGIKVRAQPLIINIQPASNPVTPPQPTPPSKGSNRRTKQSAATVVTTPSQSPSLTVLADNSNSNDTSNPPVSPASPILKAQLSAPPKQRDATAPPPTSKGDMKSQVMAHPHLSQALLGSSSAQATAGSSKDNQAGQSNTSLIKSLLATKVVARQQKLLAQQVNATANSTDAANKTPLKSDNPKTCRLNGARQLFSDGEVGDPSVSSTTQFTNMLKGKKEPPQPPPPLAPLSNNAKKTARIDNEDSDSTGNNSLASSSGMGTIGIGGISSTEDGDNSLTSFEGLLNGIPNIDNPLNEDSNSKDSVKVATNEVMKNKPLRLADLLEKKVEKTPPILNGTLGKELRLDLVENHIEKALSRDSEHHDEEKKQGVKRPANDDITETEAKKVKVNVNGSAGADSPAPDSVSSSNGEEGAATVSTAAAKLFADIAADILEGEDEEQLMQEAATTAPAEASPVTPSQPVSQLIVDNNQQVLLTQPRQIIVSQPKTQTQTGQTVIVQNAGQPRAPVVLQQNAGQILLSQGLQGLQGQVQLVASTTQPGQYVLQTSGAQGTYMVAQPQTAVVHGQPQTVLVAQTAQQQGSGTKTIIILQQQPTTATHHQKVVLPQGQQVVVTQVHRPMLQSSTVTNNIIPTSSVIKTTAVTQSGGASNGVVEKKVEDVKPRIIRDLTTPFVCEWGDCNLDTKFKSANQVYLHVCEAHCPKGSEEIVCQWDRCDNMKRKRFSLMTHLHDKHCNTEVMKQSLTRRKQVSQGGKVEPPPPAPTTHPGYAPDAALHAIKRHALEFVNPKELQDDNEGPVTKSIRLTASLILRNLVIYSSNCRRYLKHYEPHLANVALSNVESSRTIAQVLYDMNEGSNHR, from the exons ATGGCCAAAATTCTCGACAAGAATGCGGCCACGTACCCCAAGGAGCGCGACGGGTTCCTCCGGGACCTGCACCACTTCCACGAGACGCGCGG GACGCCGTTCAGGCGGCCGCCCATCCTCGCCGGCAAGGAGGTCGACCTCTACCTGCTCTACACCCTGGTGACCGGCCAAGGCGGATGGATCAAG GTGAACTCGAAAAACGGCTGGTCCGATGTGCTGGACCAACTCCGGCTGCCGAAGGACTGCGTCAACGGCAGCGTCGCCCTCAAGCAGATCTACCTCAG GTACTTGGACCGGTGGGAGAAGGTGCACTTCCTGGGAGAGGAGGCCGACCGAGGCAGCGACGACGACGAAGAGACCAGACACAAGAGGTGGTCGGCGAGGGCGTTGCATTCGGTGCCGCTCACCTACAATTACAATCAGCACGTGATAGCAG ATGTTAACAGAGAGTACAATCACTTGTCCACGAATCTGTACAAACCGTCTGATTACGACAGGCTGGCCTTATCGCTCGTGTCGCCGTTGCCCAACGAGCAAGACTTCGCCATAAACGTGTGCACGTTGCTCTCCAACGACGGCAAGCACACCCTCAAGCTGGAGAAACATCCGAGGCTGGTGGACTACTTACTGGGGCACGCGGGTGTCTTTTGTCACG GCTCTCTCCGGCGGCTTTTCGTCCACTGCTACTCGACGATCAGGAAGCATCCTATCCACAACTTCTGGTCGGACGTGCTCGAATCGAAGGAATTCCTGGATCTGACGGACGAGAAGTCGGCCCTCGTCGTCCAGAGCGTACGCGTCGACTCGCCGGCGATGGTGACGGAGGACGTTCGGTGCGAAACTAGTGACTCGGACAGTGACTGTGATGAGACAACGGCGGATTGCAACAAACGTTTCAAAGCGAGCCCGAGCGATCGCGAACTCTTCTGTTTGGGTCGCAGCCTCGGCACGCAGGACTACATCGGCCAGAGAGTGTTGCAAGTGACGACGATATTGAGGAATCTCAGTTTTATCGAGGAGAACGTGCCCGTCCTCCTCCAGAACAAGACGTTCATTCGGTTTTTGTTGTTGTGCTCGTGTTCGCGATGGAGTTACTTGAAGAACTTGGGCCTCGACATGCTGGGCAACATGGCGACGGACTTCCTCGTCAAGGACTACCCGACCGACAGACTGGCGAATATTTTGGTGAAGATCATCGTGAGGGGGTTGAAGAGCGAGGATCGCGCGAGCTGCATATCCTCGCTGGAGGTGTTGAACAAGCTGAGTCAGAACGAGGCCAACGAGGACATCCTGCTGCGGTACTTGCAGGTCGACGTCTACGAAAAAGTGTGTTCTTTCTTGACGATACACGACGTGATGCTGTTGATTTACACGTTGGAGTGTCTGTACTCGTTGTCGTCTTTGGGGGAGAGATCCTGCAATCTGATCGTCAGCAATCACGGAGTCGTCGACACGCTGGTTTCTCTGGTCACGGTCGAGGGGAAGAGTTACGGTCCCAAGGCGTGCATAGGGATGAAGTTGGTCGAGACGTTGCCCGGCGGGGTGAGCACGACGACACCCAGCTCTCAAACGGTGACGGCTTCGGCGACGACGACGATCACCAGCGCGACGAGCACctcgacgacgacgacgtcCACCAGTTCGGTCTTGTCGACGATGACGGCGGCCAAGGCTACGGTACAGACCACGCCGGTCCGGACCGTTCAGATAACCCCGCAGAGGCTCTTGAGCATCTCACCCAGTTCCTCCGCAACCA TTACTACGACGGTGACGACACAAGCACAGACCATGACCCCTCAGCAACTCATCCAGCAGCAGCACGCCCATCAGCAAGCGATCCACGAGAACGAGCAGTTTGCCCTGGCGTGGTTGAGGGCCACTTACGAACCGTGCGCCAACGGCAAGATTGACCACCAAGAGTTGTACAAACAGTATCTGAACTCGTGCTCCAAAATCGGAAGGAGGGGCGTGATTTCACCATTGCATTTTCCTAGATGCGTACg GTCAGTATTTGGCGGGACGGTGGGCCCGAATCCGATGAAGCCGTCCAGTGCGAACGAGCCACAGTATTACGAAGGCATAAAGGTGCGAGCTCAACCTCTCATTATTAATATCCAACCGGCATCCAATCCCGTCACACCACCACAGCCCACACCACCCAGTAAGGGATCCAACAGACGAACTAAGCAGTCGGCCGCTACCGTTGTGACGACTCCTTCACAATCGCCATCTTTGACGGTCCTGGCTGACAATAGTAATTCCAACGACACGTCTAACCCACCCGTCTCTCCCGCCTCACCCATCCTCAAGGCGCAGCTTAGTGCTCCCCCCAAACAGAGGGACGCGACTGCCCCTCCGCCCACTAGTAAAGGCGATATGAAAAGTCag GTGATGGCGCATCCGCACTTGAGCCAAGCTTTATTAGGCAGCAGCTCCGCGCAGGCGACAGCCGGTTCAAGCAAAGATAATCAGGCAGGTCAGAGCAACACGTCCCTCATCAAAAGCTTACTGGCCACAAAG GTCGTCGCTCGCCAACAGAAACTGCTCGCGCAGCAAGTGAACGCTACCGCGAACTCGACAGACGCTGCCAACAAGACGCCCCTGAAATCCGACAACCCCAAGACTTGTCGCTTGAACGGGGCGCGTCAGCTATTTTCCGACGGCGAGGTGGGGGACCCGTCGGTGTCGTCGACGACGCAGTTCACCAACATGCTCAAGGGCAAGAAGGAACCGCCTCAGCCGCCTCCTCCGCTCGCCCCGTTGAGCAACAACGCAAAGAAGACTGCGAGGATCGACAACGAGGACAGCGACTCGACCGGGAACAACTCGCTGGCGTCGAGTTCGGGGATGGGGACCATCGGCATCGGTGGTATTTCGTCGACGGAAGACGGCGACAATTCGCTGACGAGTTTCGAGGGCCTCCTCAACGGCATTCCCAACATCGACAATCCGTTGAACGAGGACAGCAATTCCAAAGATTCGGTGAAAGTGGCGACGAACGAAGTGATGAAAAACAAACCTCTCAGGTTGGCGGATTTGCTGGAGAAGAAGGTGGAGAAGACGCCGCCGATCTTGAACGGAACGCTGGGAAAAGAATTACGCTTAGATTTGGTGGAGAATCACATCGAGAAGGCTTTGAGCAGGGACAGCGAGCATCACGACGAGGAGAAGAAGCAGGGGGTGAAGAGGCCGGCGAACGACGACATCACCGAGACCGAAGCGAAGAAGGTGAAGGTGAACGTGAACGGATCGGCGGGGGCGGACTCTCCCGCACCGGACTCGGTGTCGAGTTCGAACGGCGAGGAGGGCGCGGCGACGGTGTCGACGGCGGCGGCCAAGCTGTTCGCGGACATCGCGGCCGACATCCTCGAGGGGGAGGACGAAGAACAGCTGATGCAGGAGGCGGCGACCACCGCACCGGCGGAAGCGTCGCCCGTGACACCCTCCCAGCCCGTCTCGCAGTTGATCGTCGACAACAACCAGCAGGTGTTGCTGACCCAACCCAGACAAATCATAGTCTCTCAGCCCAAAACCCAGACTCAGACCGGACAGACGGTGATAGTACAAAACGCCGGCCAACCCAGGGCACCTGTCGTGCTCCAGCAGAACGCCGGACAGATCTTGCTGTCGCAAGGGTTGCAAGGACTCCAAGGACAGGTTCAGTTGGTCGCGAGCACCACGCAACCCGGCCAATACGTCTTGCAGACCAGCGGCGCTCAAGGCACCTACATGGTGGCCCAGCCTCAGACGGCGGTGGTTCACGGACAACCGCAGACGGTTTTGGTGGCGCAAACGGCCCAACAACAAGGAAGCGGCACCAAGACGATAATCATACTGCAACAGCAACCCACGACGGCGACGCACCACCAGAAGGTGGTGCTGCCGCAAGGGCAACAGGTTGTGGTGACTCAGGTGCACAGGCCCATGTTGCAAAGTTCGACGGTCACGAACAACATAATTCCGACGAGTTCCGTGATCAAGACGACGGCGGTCACCCAGAGTGGTGGAGCCAGCAACGGCGTCGTCGAGAAGAAGGTGGAGGACGTCAAGCCGAGGATAATCAGGGATCTGACGACTCCGTTCGTGTGCGAGTGGGGGGACTGCAACTT GGATACCAAGTTCAAGTCGGCCAATCAGGTGTACTTGCACGTGTGCGAAGCGCACTGTCCTAAAGGTAGTGAAGAGATCGTCTGTCAATGGGACCGTTGTGATAATATGAAGAGGAAAAGGTTCTCTCTGATGACTCATCTTCATGATAAGCACTGCAACACCGAG GTGATGAAACAGAGCCTGACGCGGAGGAAGCAGGTCTCGCAAGGGGGCAAAGTCGAACCGCCGCCGCCGGCCCCGACGACGCACCCAGGTTACGCCCCCGACGCGGCATTGCACGCCATCAAGAGGCACGCCTTGGAGTTCGTCAATCCGAAGGAGTTGCAA GACGACAACGAAGGGCCAGTGACGAAGAGCATCAGGTTGACGGCGTCTTTAATTCTTAGGAATCTCGTTATATACAGCAGTAATTGTAGAAG gTACTTAAAGCACTACGAGCCTCACTTAGCGAATGTAGCCCTTAGTAATGTAGAATCGTCGAGAACGATAGCACAAGTTTTATATGATATGAATGAAGGATCGAATCATAGGTGA